A segment of the Carya illinoinensis cultivar Pawnee chromosome 1, C.illinoinensisPawnee_v1, whole genome shotgun sequence genome:
CTATATTTTCAACTAAAGATGAAGATCATCAGGACTACCGTCCAGGAAGTGATGATGATCAGGAATTGAATCCCCTAGTTTTTTGCTCTAACTAGTAACTACTACCGTATTTAATAAAAGAACTTAGATGTTGCTATcgacacacacacaaacaaatAGTCATTATTTATAAAGCCAGATCTAGTTGTCGAGAGAGTTGCTTTGTAATGCGTCCTCTGCTCACCTGTACGTGCAAATAAATAAACCATTATTAACAAGCTACTCAAACTGCATTTATAGCTTGCTAGCTAGTGTTGTCTCCCAAGAGAATGCATGGTCCCCTTCCCCCTAAATTCCTGGTTTTAAAGCGTTGCATGTCTTCATATGCTATTTAATAAAGTATGGGACGAGCTACCAAAAGCAAATAGCTAGCTTTAATTAATTCCAAGCAATCTACCAAAAAGACCAGGTTTTGATGAGACACATCCATGCAAGGCTAATTCACGATTTTGGCCGCTACTGATTGTTACTGTTTGTATACTGAATTGAGACCGtagtaattaaaataaaaattaaaagttaaataaaatattattttttaatattatttttgttttaatatttaaaaaattaaattatttattatattttatataaaagtttaaaaaaattataatatgaaagaaaataagataaaacactTATTTCATTGACACAAATCATTCAGTACTATTACTGCATATAGGAACTCCCAAATTAAAGACCTCGTACAAATTAATCAAACTCGTATATTTTTAAGGTagccctttttcttttctttttttctttgttttaaggtttgttttgtttattgcCTTCAAGCGAGTTGATCAGGAGCTGCCAGATAAAACTCAGGCAAAGGATGTCAAGGTTATCTCTACTTTCTTTatttgacaaaaaatattatatataatcatgaaataaataaataatatatgttctttttaaaaaataatagaatctattatttaaaaaagagatttttttagtgatttctgtatttatttaatttttttaaaacaaattacgtaatatttacatattttacaattataaatatcatttttcttacttcACTACCTTTTACTAATGCATAGAGGCACgttatattttcttattatacaaattttcaattttcatttgtcATACTTCAAGTTCAAGTGACGATGGAACACCTTTAACGGGAGAACAATACTATTACATCTTATCATTCTTAACCATgttattgtaaataaaaaatacaaacttaaAACATTGTTAAATGATACGACTgatgacaaaaataattttaaaccttttttttgTGGCAAGAAGCCATCAGTGATTGGTGTTGTACCCTTCAATCTTATATGATCGTGTGGCCTGAATAGAACAGTAACATGAAGAGAGattaaaagggggaaaaaaaaaccagtggctcttataataataataaaaattttatatattttactattatcttatttttattttattatataatgttatataatatataataaaataaattatgtacaTAACTTTACTAAAACATTGCTATAAGTTATATTTACATTTACAGGGACAGGGTCGTACACTCCCAAGTCACATGGGACAAATAAAGTGAAGATCCCTAGGGTGACGATTATCCAACGGCTAACATGAGAGGATCGAGCATCGTAGCCTCACGGCCCACGGGGCTAGACGAGATCTTCATGTTACtcctatatagtatatatcttTTGTTTAGGTACCCAAAAGGATCAGGGCGGGGGATGCACGCTGGAGGTACGTGCGTGTGAGATCGTGTTCACAGCCTAGGAAACATTTTTTATGCaccgagaaaaaaaattaaaaaaaaaaaaaaaaacaaagaaaagggaagcttttttttcaccaaataagtattttattttatgagtaaattaataatttatttgatgtctttgccttttttattaaacaaataaaaagttctCATTAGAAGTTGAACATAACTATAATaaagtttattttcttaaaaaaattattagatttaagttgtatttagataatgagataattttagatattttataaataataaaaaaataataatgataaaataataataaatcgtGGAGTATTGATAATTTGATATTCTAGCACACAAATTAATCATTTGTATTGAGATGTTCTTATTGACAATAGTTCGGTCACAAATACGGTGGATTGGTTTATAGGCGGTAAAAATGAATGGAATTTGACAAGTGAAgttgttttacattatattttttattatgtattactagttttctattatttataactatttattctatttttattatttgttatttttttactattatttataaataatttaatatcactTCAGTGTCTAAACATAGACTTACAGTTGAGATttgtctgattttttttttaataaattagatgagcTGATTTCATAtactcattataattttttaaaatttttattaaaaatataataaataatttaatttttttaaatattaaaataaaatttatatttatttaactttaaatatatgtaaacaaataaaacacgAAGAAGGTAAAGATTTTAGGGAGATGGTAACGCACAAGTCCCAATCAAGCTAGGGCCCGGTCAAGTGGGAAGCTAATTAAAGAGAACCAGCCACTTCGGCATGCATACCAAGCAAACACTTGAAGTTGAAACTCCAGTGAGTCAGCAGCAACAACAGCTAGGGACGACTATGGACTGCAATTCCGCCAACGCCAACCCCTAAAATCCACATATACCACTACACGCAAACGTGCGTCTGGTTTCATACTACGCACGTTGCCCACATTTGGCGCCACGATCCTCTTTCCCCAATCTATTGCAGGCCATTTATTATGAAATGCTACGTATAGTAATAAATTGTAAACGTAGtataatcgctttaaaaaagaatagggtttacgattaaaaagttaatttttttttcatgtgggtctcatattaattcatttttttcaaaatgactgcacgccgcttgcacaaccatgattataaatatcatttctcatttattataagacggcaaaatataaattaaggcATAAgatcaaatttaaattaattatttttaattataatataataaaatataagttattatatgtaatattttcaaaatttttaataaaatgaaattttatgcaaaatctttaaataaagttttttaaaatttatatttaatgtaACAGCTTAAAATAATAtctcaatataaattttatacttCAATTTaacatcttaaaaaattatttaaaatataaataattcattgtattaaatattaaatttagtattattgagctttacatattttgaaaaatataaaatttaattaaaattttatttaatgaaatggtttaaacacatcatttttaattttaaaaactttactTAAGATAAGGGCCTTAGGCAATAATCTCGATGGCCTTACCATTGAGCCAACCCTAATTATACTTATACTTTACCATCATCGTAAACTTCCAAACCTCTGGTTAATGTTGGGGcctataattttaatttttgtttataagGTATTAAGgcagattttattttatgaaaattattttctctaaatgttttttaatatatctacGACGTTAAGGTAATAAGGTAGGCCTATGATACTTCACATGACTTGTCTTGCAGGTGTATGTTGGCCTTAGATTGTGCAATCAACTGCACCATTAGATGTcgtttgatttttgaaaatgaaatccTTACCATGTAAGAGTATTAATGGTGGGCTCAATAAACTttagttagaattttttttttttataaattttagctagtcactttttacaacatcaaataataagctcaacaaatctttcattattctattcaaatattaattttaaaatttttatatactttaattctaattataatttgaatatgattatattaaatatcTTCTAATCTAGCTAGCCGGTTTTCAATTATTATAAATGAAAGtaacgtatataatattattttatttgaaaaaaattaaaacaattaaaacaaaaacccaaattGGGCAACAGACGACAGATTGACAGTAATATTCGGCTACTGCGGGAGAGAACTGGAAGTAatattttactctaaaaataacatttggcTAGTGTCTTTTCTTCAACAAATTTAACCAGCCATTTAGTTGATGGTGAAATTTACTGTAGATTTATTGAACTCATTGTAGCATAATATTtcacattttaactattttttaattataatttaattttattgagtctACTACCTaagaaaaataatgtttagaacGCTGAAACCATGAGCAAAAATCACCATAACGGATGTAATTACCGGCcactattaataatatttttattatatttttaattttttttaaagaatttataatttttctaaactaataaagttttttttatttatcttccataaattatatatttgataggaaaaaaataaaaattatatttattatgtgatgtaaagataataaaattattatttatatactgtttaaaataaaaatataaaccatTCTTATCCGCCCATCTTTCGCGTCGTATATGACAGATGCATAAAACGAGAGATCATGtagatttgtaaaaataaaaaattaaagaaaaagaccAGACATAATTAATGTGGCCCAAATCTAAAATTGTAAGGtggggaaaataaaaatatttgtccACTCCCCTCTAAGGTCTGTTCACGTTTCaacattcattttcatttctcaaACAAGAGAATGGAACCCACTTGAGAGAAGACgggtgataaaaaaaaagtacggccaaaaaataaatactgtGGAAACGTAGAGAAACTAGATGTCTCTATGGCCAGCCTTTTGTGGCCTCTTCTGCTTGGGCTGGTGCGAGGATGGCTCTCTCAAGATATTGAAGTCCTGCTTGTCTTCTTTCACACTTTTTAATATCTGGGCAAGTCAGTCTTCCACGTGCTCCTGGGACTCTCCCCCAgccagttctctctctctctctctcttccacccCCTCTCACCCTTACttcaatgacatttttttttctcactcaATTACACTCTCTGACGGActgttttccttttgtttgcTTCTCTCTAGAAAGCTAAGCAGCGAAAGGAATTGGTATGAAAAAAGGGGAACAGTGAGAGAAAGATATCTAGGATTGGAATCAAAGATTTCCCAGAGAGCTGAAAGAAGGTGATGATGGAAGGAATCAAAGGGCTAGGGGGGGGTGGTGGAGGAGGAAGGGTTGGCGTTGGTGAGGAAGATATGGGGGATGGTATGCAATGCAGCGACCATCCCTATAGAAACAATCCAGGTGGGATCTGTGCTTTCTGCCTCCAAGAGAAGCTTGGCAAGCTGGTCTCTTCTGCTTTTCCTCTCCCTATTCGTggctcttcctcttcttcgcCCTCTCCTTCTTTTAGATCTGATCGGAATGGCGGTGCtggttcttcttcctctctttcACTCTCAATCAGACCCACATCAACAAAATCTATCAACGATGGTGGAACCAAAGATAGTCATTATCATGAGTATTATACGAGGCGGGCCCGGATCCCTTTTCTTTTggctaagaagaagaagaagaaagttacTATAATAGCATCGTCGGATCATGCATCCGACATCGTTTTCAAGCGAAGCAAGTCCACCGCAACCCCTAGGAGAAAccggttcttggatgctgatgaTGGTGAAGACTTCAGCCCAAGAAAAAGAGGAGGTTTTTGGTCGTTTCTttacttctcttcttcttcttctgcatcctcttcttcttcaaagcCCAGTGCTTCCAAGAGCATGGACAAGAACTTCAGAGACAACCCC
Coding sequences within it:
- the LOC122318696 gene encoding uncharacterized protein LOC122318696 isoform X2 — translated: MMEGIKGLGGGGGGGRVGVGEEDMGDGMQCSDHPYRNNPGGICAFCLQEKLGKLVSSAFPLPIRGSSSSSPSPSFRSDRNGGAGSSSSLSLSIRPTSTKSINDGGTKDSHYHEYYTRRARIPFLLAKKKKKKVTIIASSDHASDIVFKRSKSTATPRRNRFLDADDGEDFSPRKRGGFWSFLYFSSSSSASSSSSKPSASKSMDKNFRDNPKITTLTAAAATTNVSVGKQKEKCLGSSLGKKTDIVEDDDSPNSQANASASSFERKVSRSRSVGCGSRSFSGDFFERISTGFGDCTLRRVESQREGKPKVSTSAVHRGGAGGEHHHCMKERVKCGGLFAEEMNGKQPGGPLVHGRSKSWGWAFASPMRAFGKPSSKDGKRDIIRDASDKNTTPNLAAIPSLLAVRG